The Methanothrix soehngenii GP6 genome has a window encoding:
- a CDS encoding PGF-CTERM sorting domain-containing protein: MRKSILALLLALFAIMALAAPIYAEDDDDDEDDEEENEASSESESDSDEKSTPGFGFAFAVAGTLAGARLIRSKIH, from the coding sequence ATGAGAAAGTCCATATTAGCTCTTCTTTTGGCCCTCTTCGCCATCATGGCATTGGCAGCACCGATCTATGCCGAGGATGATGATGACGATGAGGATGATGAGGAAGAGAACGAGGCTTCCAGCGAGAGCGAAAGCGACTCTGATGAGAAGAGCACTCCGGGATTCGGATTTGCATTTGCAGTGGCAGGCACGCTGGCAGGAGCTCGCTTAATCAGATCTAAAATCCATTGA
- a CDS encoding PspA/IM30 family protein → MGFLERMSAVVQAKMNKIMNRIEDPREVLEVSYEKQLQLLQNVKRGVAEVTTSKKRLELQKAKLQMNIDKLDGQAKEAISASREDLARKALESKALMQAQLNTLEGEINELNNQQQKLQAAETRLATKVEAFRTKKETIKAQYTAADAQVKITESVTGISEEMADVGLAVQRAEEKTEDMKARSAALDELLESGTLTDYSGGDEIESELARVKAKNTVDDEMARLKAEMNK, encoded by the coding sequence ATGGGCTTCTTAGAGCGGATGAGCGCTGTCGTGCAGGCAAAGATGAATAAGATCATGAACAGGATAGAGGATCCCAGAGAGGTCCTTGAGGTCTCTTATGAAAAGCAACTGCAGCTATTGCAGAATGTCAAGAGAGGGGTGGCAGAGGTGACCACCTCCAAGAAGAGGCTTGAATTGCAGAAGGCCAAGCTTCAGATGAACATCGATAAGCTTGATGGCCAGGCAAAGGAGGCCATTTCTGCCAGCCGGGAGGACCTGGCGAGAAAGGCCCTGGAGAGCAAGGCCTTGATGCAGGCCCAGCTGAATACCCTGGAAGGGGAGATAAATGAACTGAATAATCAGCAGCAGAAGCTGCAGGCAGCCGAAACCCGCCTGGCCACCAAGGTGGAGGCCTTCCGCACCAAGAAGGAGACCATCAAAGCCCAGTATACTGCCGCCGATGCTCAGGTCAAGATCACCGAGTCCGTGACCGGTATAAGCGAGGAGATGGCGGATGTAGGCCTGGCGGTTCAGAGAGCAGAAGAGAAGACTGAGGATATGAAAGCCCGCTCTGCTGCTTTGGATGAGCTCCTGGAATCCGGAACTCTCACCGACTACTCGGGAGGGGATGAGATCGAGAGTGAATTGGCACGGGTCAAGGCCAAGAACACCGTAGATGATGAGATGGCCAGATTGAAGGCGGAGATGAATAAATGA
- the pspAA gene encoding PspA-associated protein PspAA: MIIRILGEGQFRFDDSNLGDLNKIDNQIVDHVKNGDQDGFCQELVRMISMVKELGKPISVQEVIPSDIIVPPADLSFQEARNIFCNDGLIEG, encoded by the coding sequence ATGATTATCAGAATCCTGGGAGAGGGTCAGTTCCGCTTTGATGACAGCAATCTGGGCGATCTGAATAAAATTGACAATCAGATAGTGGATCATGTGAAGAATGGCGATCAAGATGGCTTTTGCCAGGAGCTGGTCAGAATGATCTCCATGGTCAAAGAGCTGGGGAAGCCCATAAGCGTCCAGGAGGTCATTCCTTCGGACATCATAGTCCCTCCCGCAGATCTCTCCTTCCAGGAGGCAAGGAATATCTTCTGCAATGACGGTCTTATCGAAGGATGA
- a CDS encoding cation diffusion facilitator family transporter has product MPGKMKNHEIKTVERRFLLAILLTCTILIVEAIGSWWTGSLALLSDAAHVFLDIFAILLSWLAIRLSTMPADERYSYGFHRFEVIASLANGLTLGFVSLGILVEAYKRLLVPAPVKGLDLLLLATFGLIVNLIVAYILGGGHLHRHDHGPHHSEDLNIRSARLHVLGDAAASLGVIVAGIIIWQTGWTQADPIASIIISLIIFASSYRLIKDSFRIMMEGVPACINLEDVSRAIGSVPGVLQVHDLHVWGVCSAHVILSAHAVIEDQMISQGEAIMEEIKGILHDLFGIEHTTIQLEHESCGQGSEALRLGDEGEDGAMQREGAGPEDMVRKS; this is encoded by the coding sequence GTGCCAGGGAAGATGAAGAACCATGAGATAAAAACGGTCGAGCGACGCTTTCTCCTCGCCATCCTCCTCACCTGCACCATCCTCATAGTGGAGGCCATAGGCAGCTGGTGGACCGGCAGCCTGGCCCTGCTCTCAGATGCCGCTCATGTCTTCCTGGACATATTCGCCATCCTTCTCAGCTGGCTGGCCATCCGCCTCTCAACCATGCCGGCGGACGAGCGATACAGCTACGGTTTTCACCGCTTTGAGGTGATAGCATCTCTGGCCAATGGACTGACGCTAGGATTCGTCTCCCTGGGGATACTGGTAGAGGCATACAAAAGGCTCTTAGTGCCGGCACCAGTGAAGGGGCTTGACCTTCTCTTGCTGGCAACCTTCGGCCTGATAGTGAACCTGATTGTGGCCTACATCCTGGGAGGCGGCCACCTCCACCGCCATGATCACGGCCCCCATCACTCCGAGGATCTCAATATCAGGTCAGCGAGGCTTCATGTGCTGGGGGACGCTGCCGCCTCTCTGGGCGTCATAGTGGCAGGAATCATCATCTGGCAGACTGGCTGGACCCAGGCCGATCCCATAGCCAGCATCATAATCAGCCTGATAATATTCGCCAGCTCCTACCGGCTCATAAAGGACTCATTTCGTATCATGATGGAGGGTGTTCCTGCATGTATCAACCTTGAGGATGTATCCCGGGCCATCGGCAGCGTTCCCGGTGTGCTCCAGGTCCATGACCTGCACGTCTGGGGGGTGTGCTCTGCCCATGTCATACTCAGCGCCCATGCGGTGATCGAGGACCAGATGATCTCACAGGGGGAGGCGATAATGGAGGAGATCAAAGGAATCCTGCATGATCTCTTCGGAATAGAGCATACCACCATCCAGCTTGAACATGAGAGCTGCGGACAGGGCAGCGAAGCGTTACGTCTGGGCGATGAGGGTGAAGATGGGGCAATGCAGAGGGAGGGGGCAGGGCCAGAGGATATGGTCAGAAAAAGCTGA
- a CDS encoding PQQ-dependent sugar dehydrogenase — translation MKNYKTPSTLILLTLLVGITGCIGNETDPSTGTGEASLTALENKSPPTLGLELIATGLTAPVQYISSDDGRMFAVDQTGMVEVFDEDGRMQEGPFMDLRDRMVDLSPGYDERGLLGMAFHPDFVKNGRVFVFYSVPLRSGAPEGYSCTNRLSLFTVSEDDPDAVDMSRERVIFQIDKPQMNHNGGAITFGPDGYLYLPLGDGGGANDQGPGHSEGGNAQDTSSLFGKILRIDVDSAADGYAIPLDNPFINDSAYLPEIWILGLRNPYGIAFDSQGRLFVADAGQNLWEEVDLVEKGGNYGWNIREGTHCFDPESPNDSPASCPEVGAKGEPLIDPIIEYDHDNHTVVVGGYLYEGQDLTDLVGSYLFADWSSNFDQGDGRLYLARQEASDEGLWKAEEISIAGRPDGRIGEFIRAFGRDGEGEIYLLTSEVLGPSGDSGKIYKLVRAEEQAPA, via the coding sequence ATGAAAAATTATAAAACACCTTCCACCCTGATTCTGTTGACGCTTTTGGTCGGCATCACAGGTTGCATTGGCAATGAGACCGATCCCTCCACCGGCACAGGCGAGGCGTCACTCACCGCCCTGGAAAATAAGAGTCCTCCCACCTTGGGGCTGGAGCTGATAGCCACCGGCCTGACTGCGCCTGTGCAGTATATCAGCTCAGACGACGGCCGGATGTTCGCCGTCGATCAGACGGGGATGGTTGAGGTCTTCGATGAAGATGGCCGGATGCAGGAGGGCCCCTTCATGGATCTTCGCGACCGGATGGTCGATCTATCCCCGGGCTACGATGAACGGGGGCTGCTTGGGATGGCGTTTCATCCCGATTTTGTAAAGAACGGCCGAGTATTCGTATTCTACAGCGTCCCTCTGCGATCTGGAGCTCCGGAAGGCTACAGCTGCACCAACCGTCTATCTCTTTTCACAGTATCTGAGGACGATCCCGATGCAGTCGATATGAGCAGAGAGAGGGTCATCTTCCAGATCGACAAGCCCCAGATGAACCATAACGGCGGGGCCATCACCTTCGGCCCGGACGGCTATCTGTACCTGCCTTTGGGCGATGGCGGCGGGGCAAATGATCAGGGGCCTGGCCACTCCGAGGGAGGAAACGCTCAGGATACCTCAAGCTTATTTGGCAAGATTCTGAGAATCGATGTGGATTCGGCGGCTGATGGCTACGCCATTCCTCTGGACAACCCATTCATCAATGACTCCGCTTATCTCCCTGAGATCTGGATTTTGGGCCTGAGAAATCCCTATGGCATCGCCTTTGACTCACAGGGGCGCTTGTTCGTTGCTGATGCCGGCCAGAACCTCTGGGAGGAGGTGGACCTGGTGGAAAAGGGAGGAAACTACGGCTGGAACATCCGGGAGGGGACTCATTGCTTCGATCCGGAGAGCCCGAACGACTCGCCCGCCAGCTGCCCGGAGGTAGGGGCTAAAGGGGAGCCGCTCATAGATCCCATAATCGAGTATGATCATGACAACCATACCGTGGTCGTGGGCGGGTACCTATATGAGGGCCAGGATCTGACCGATCTCGTTGGCAGCTACCTCTTCGCCGACTGGTCCAGCAACTTCGATCAAGGGGATGGCAGGCTCTACCTGGCCCGGCAGGAAGCATCAGATGAAGGGCTCTGGAAAGCGGAGGAGATATCGATCGCCGGCCGTCCGGATGGAAGGATTGGAGAGTTCATCCGCGCCTTTGGGCGAGACGGGGAGGGCGAGATCTACCTCCTGACGTCAGAAGTTCTGGGCCCCTCAGGAGATAGCGGGAAGATCTATAAGCTGGTTAGAGCTGAAGAGCAGGCGCCGGCCTGA